In Sphingomonas phyllosphaerae, one DNA window encodes the following:
- a CDS encoding aminotransferase class III-fold pyridoxal phosphate-dependent enzyme — translation MEKKTLAAVAGLVAGTLFAATKGRERLALSRAKHPGPGGHVRMAKRIAGQIPYYAHVEERFFRADACDANIAARRRAGFERLAALYAERFPKTLALTAETREGLSDLQFTGRYRVPFPFAATVREHLPVGAFMARSDGAWLTDLDGNRLIDLTGSYGVNLFGNDFYKATMREALDTAEPLGGVLGSYHPVVADNVRRLRALSGLDEVSFHMSGTEAVMQAVRLARYHTGKRRLVRFAGAYHGWWGEVQPGIGNPVPADHTLTLADQSEQTLAVLARRKDIACVLVNPLQALHPNGGAPADSQLVDSARTAGADLPAYIAWLRRLSETCRANGIVLIFDEVFMGFRLAPGSVARAWGIDPDMIVWGKTLGGGLPIGVLTGRAALMKRWRDDRPVDICFARGTFNAHPYVMAATDAFLRRLDTPEVAALYDGMTERWSARATRLNTMLAEAGLPLSVAHLETVWTILYTRPSRYNWMLQYYLRAEEMALSWVGTGRLIFSLDIDDALFAQIAARIVAAGQAMQADGWWDGPVSTNKQLKRQALKESLAARIRGG, via the coding sequence ATGGAGAAAAAGACCCTCGCCGCCGTCGCCGGGCTCGTCGCCGGCACTTTGTTCGCCGCGACCAAGGGCCGCGAGCGGCTCGCGCTGTCGCGCGCCAAGCACCCCGGCCCCGGCGGGCACGTCCGCATGGCCAAGCGCATCGCCGGGCAGATCCCCTATTACGCGCATGTCGAGGAACGCTTCTTCCGCGCCGACGCGTGCGACGCCAACATCGCCGCCCGCCGCCGTGCCGGGTTCGAGCGGCTGGCGGCGCTCTATGCCGAGCGCTTCCCCAAGACACTCGCGCTCACCGCCGAGACGCGCGAGGGGCTGTCCGACCTGCAATTCACCGGCCGCTACCGCGTGCCCTTCCCGTTCGCCGCGACGGTGCGCGAACACCTGCCGGTCGGCGCGTTCATGGCGCGATCGGACGGCGCGTGGCTGACCGATCTCGACGGCAACCGCTTGATCGACCTGACTGGCAGCTACGGCGTCAATCTGTTCGGCAACGACTTCTACAAGGCGACGATGCGCGAGGCGCTCGACACCGCCGAACCGCTCGGCGGGGTGCTGGGCAGCTATCATCCGGTCGTCGCCGACAACGTCCGCCGGCTGCGCGCGCTGTCCGGGCTCGACGAGGTGTCCTTCCACATGTCGGGCACCGAGGCGGTGATGCAGGCAGTGCGGCTGGCGCGCTATCACACCGGCAAGCGCCGGCTGGTGCGCTTCGCGGGCGCGTATCACGGCTGGTGGGGCGAGGTGCAGCCCGGCATCGGCAACCCCGTGCCGGCCGATCACACGCTGACGCTCGCCGACCAGTCCGAGCAGACGCTGGCAGTGCTCGCCCGCCGCAAGGACATCGCCTGCGTGCTGGTCAATCCGTTGCAGGCGCTCCATCCCAACGGTGGCGCGCCAGCGGACAGCCAGTTGGTCGACAGCGCGCGCACCGCAGGGGCCGATCTGCCCGCGTATATCGCATGGCTGCGTCGCCTCTCCGAAACCTGCCGCGCCAACGGCATCGTGCTGATCTTCGATGAAGTCTTCATGGGTTTCCGCCTCGCACCCGGCAGCGTTGCGCGGGCGTGGGGCATCGATCCGGACATGATCGTCTGGGGCAAGACGCTCGGCGGCGGGTTGCCGATCGGCGTGCTGACGGGCCGCGCGGCGCTGATGAAGCGCTGGCGCGACGATCGCCCGGTCGACATCTGCTTCGCACGCGGGACGTTCAACGCGCATCCCTATGTGATGGCCGCGACCGACGCCTTCCTGCGCCGGCTCGACACGCCGGAAGTCGCCGCGCTGTATGACGGCATGACCGAACGCTGGAGCGCGCGCGCCACACGGCTCAACACGATGCTTGCGGAGGCGGGACTGCCGCTGTCGGTCGCGCATCTCGAGACGGTGTGGACGATCCTCTACACCCGCCCGTCGCGCTACAACTGGATGCTGCAATATTACCTCCGCGCCGAGGAGATGGCGCTGTCGTGGGTCGGCACCGGGCGGCTGATCTTCAGCCTCGACATCGACGATGCGCTGTTCGCGCAGATCGCCGCGCGGATCGTCGCGGCGGGGCAGGCGATGCAGGCCGATGGCTGGTGGGACGGGCCGGTTTCGACCAACAAGCAATTGAAGCGACAGGCATTGAAGGAGTCGCTGGCGGCGCGGATCAGGGGCGGGTGA
- a CDS encoding class I SAM-dependent methyltransferase: MTTAGVALAYDRWAPVYDLVFGPVFRQGRAAAIRAADRIGGRILEVGVGTGISLPQYAATSRVTGIDISEDMLDKARARTRRLNLTNIDAIRVGDAEALDYADESFDVVVAQYVVSAVANPRRALDEFARVCRPGGEIIITTRVGAEQGLRGGIERALMPITERLGFRTDFPFALYTDWIATRSDVSLTERRAIPPFGHFSLVRIAKEKA; this comes from the coding sequence ATGACGACGGCCGGCGTGGCGCTGGCCTATGATCGGTGGGCGCCGGTGTACGATCTGGTGTTCGGCCCGGTGTTCCGACAGGGGCGTGCCGCCGCGATCCGGGCCGCGGACCGGATCGGGGGCCGGATCCTCGAGGTCGGGGTCGGCACCGGCATCTCGCTGCCCCAATATGCCGCGACCAGCCGCGTGACGGGCATCGATATTTCGGAGGATATGCTCGACAAGGCGCGCGCGCGCACCAGACGGCTGAACCTGACCAATATCGATGCGATCCGCGTCGGCGATGCCGAGGCGCTGGATTATGCGGACGAGTCGTTCGACGTCGTCGTCGCGCAATATGTGGTGAGTGCGGTCGCCAACCCGCGACGCGCGCTGGATGAATTCGCGCGGGTCTGCCGGCCGGGCGGCGAGATCATCATCACCACCCGCGTCGGCGCCGAACAGGGACTGCGCGGCGGGATCGAGCGCGCATTGATGCCGATCACCGAGCGGCTCGGCTTCCGGACTGACTTCCCGTTCGCGCTCTACACCGACTGGATCGCGACCCGCAGCGACGTGTCGCTGACCGAGCGGCGCGCGATCCCGCCGTTCGGACATTTCTCGCTGGTCCGCATCGCCAAGGAGAAGGCATGA
- the ald gene encoding alanine dehydrogenase, with protein sequence MRIGVPKEIKNHEYRVGLTPGAVREYVAHGHEVIVQTGAGAGIAADDDAYRAAGAGIVDTAEEVFATAQMVVKVKEPQPGEWVQLREDQILFTYLHLAPDPEQAKGLQASGVTAVAYETVVDARGHLPLLAPMSEVAGRLSIEAAGTALKAVNGGRGVLIGGVPGVQPARIVVLGGGVVGTHAARMAVGLGAEVTIIDRSIPRLRELDELFQGRVRTRVSTLESIEHEISEADAVIGAVLIPGASAPKLVTRPMLKLMKPRAVLVDVAIDQGGCFETSHATTHAEPTYEVDGVIHYCVANMPGAVPLTSSHALNNATLPYGLALADRGYAAAEADAGLMEGVNVRGGKIVNKVVAEALGIAG encoded by the coding sequence ATGCGCATCGGCGTGCCCAAGGAAATCAAGAACCACGAATATCGTGTCGGCCTGACCCCGGGCGCGGTGCGCGAATATGTCGCGCATGGCCATGAGGTGATCGTCCAGACCGGCGCGGGCGCCGGGATCGCCGCCGACGACGACGCCTATCGCGCGGCAGGGGCCGGAATCGTCGACACCGCCGAGGAAGTGTTCGCGACCGCGCAGATGGTGGTGAAGGTCAAGGAGCCGCAGCCCGGCGAGTGGGTGCAGCTGCGCGAGGACCAGATCCTGTTCACCTACCTCCATCTCGCGCCCGATCCCGAACAGGCGAAGGGCCTGCAGGCGTCGGGCGTGACCGCGGTGGCGTATGAGACGGTGGTCGACGCGCGCGGCCACCTGCCGCTGCTCGCGCCGATGAGCGAGGTCGCGGGACGGTTGTCGATCGAGGCGGCCGGCACCGCGCTCAAGGCGGTCAACGGCGGGCGCGGCGTGCTGATCGGTGGCGTCCCCGGCGTGCAGCCGGCGCGGATCGTCGTGCTGGGCGGCGGCGTGGTCGGCACCCATGCCGCGCGGATGGCGGTTGGGCTGGGCGCGGAGGTGACGATCATCGATCGCTCGATCCCGCGGCTGCGCGAACTGGACGAGCTGTTCCAGGGCCGCGTGCGGACGCGCGTCTCGACGCTGGAATCGATCGAGCACGAGATTTCGGAAGCCGATGCGGTGATCGGCGCGGTGCTGATCCCCGGCGCCTCGGCGCCGAAGCTGGTGACGCGGCCGATGCTGAAGCTGATGAAGCCGCGCGCGGTGCTGGTCGATGTCGCGATCGATCAGGGCGGGTGCTTCGAGACGAGCCATGCCACCACCCATGCCGAGCCGACCTATGAGGTCGATGGCGTGATCCATTATTGCGTCGCGAACATGCCGGGCGCGGTGCCGCTGACGTCGAGCCACGCGCTCAACAATGCGACCTTGCCCTACGGTCTGGCGCTGGCCGATCGTGGCTATGCCGCCGCCGAGGCGGACGCCGGGTTGATGGAAGGCGTCAACGTGCGTGGCGGCAAGATCGTCAACAAGGTGGTGGCCGAAGCGCTGGGCATCGCGGGGTAA
- a CDS encoding Lrp/AsnC family transcriptional regulator: protein MVLDFLGHADAHGSVSLVCVRSSMIPTAEPGEPHARQMTLRRIPALPGGMTQKSYVPDRIDRRLIALLLDNARATAFTLAEAIGRSATAVARRQRALEEAGIITGYAARLDLARLGRATTVHIKVTLESQRIDVLDAFETAIAASPSVVRCDLMSGSYDYLITVRARDLADFAHIHRDELSRLPGVTQMESGFVLREVVASRLPLSLLD, encoded by the coding sequence GTGGTTCTTGATTTCCTTGGGCACGCCGATGCGCATGGGTCCGTCTCCTTAGTCTGCGTGCGATCTAGCATGATCCCGACGGCGGAACCGGGCGAACCGCACGCACGCCAGATGACTTTGCGGCGGATTCCTGCATTACCCGGCGGCATGACGCAGAAAAGCTACGTTCCGGATCGAATCGATCGGCGGTTGATCGCATTGTTGCTCGACAATGCCCGCGCCACCGCCTTCACGCTTGCCGAGGCGATCGGCCGCTCGGCGACCGCGGTCGCGCGGCGGCAGCGCGCGCTGGAGGAGGCCGGGATCATTACCGGCTACGCCGCGCGGCTCGATCTGGCACGGCTCGGCCGCGCAACGACGGTGCACATCAAGGTAACGCTGGAAAGCCAGCGTATCGACGTACTCGACGCCTTCGAGACGGCGATTGCCGCCAGCCCGTCGGTCGTGCGCTGTGACCTGATGTCGGGCAGCTACGATTATCTCATCACCGTACGCGCGCGCGACCTCGCCGATTTCGCGCACATTCATCGCGACGAACTTTCCCGGCTGCCCGGCGTCACGCAAATGGAAAGCGGCTTCGTCCTGCGCGAAGTCGTGGCATCGCGGCTGCCACTTTCCTTGCTTGATTAA
- a CDS encoding methyl-accepting chemotaxis protein, translated as MVTWFQQHAPIRAKFTILALVYGALSALSLGATIAAVQDMLPGTIAIGLATGALVAVLVVALTSRALICAPYVATVVRMEALAANDLDTAIAYTDHRDCVGRMTKAMEVFRRNGKALASAAQSQQMVVEALGTGLGRLADNDLTYHIEQPFSADYDALRTNFNRAMAAVSGTIAAVTSAANGINSGAADIRQASDDLSQRTEQQAASLEETAAAMDEITTTVRETAAGARRANDAVGDARAEAESSGDVVRRAVDAMGGIERASSEISEIISVIDGIAFQTNLLALNAGVEAARAGDAGKGFAVVASEVRALAQRSADAAKDVKTKILASSEQVESGVTLVSETGKALQRIIARIGEISTLVSTIAQSAEQQATGLQQVNTAVSEMDGVTQQNAAMVEEATAAARSLAEEADRLTREVSRFRTATTMRPVLAAAPPAASVHDLQTRAAQAGRDLARTVRRPVTGTRGTALAVADDDWSEF; from the coding sequence ATGGTCACGTGGTTTCAGCAACATGCGCCGATTCGCGCCAAGTTCACGATCCTGGCGCTGGTGTACGGCGCGCTTTCCGCACTGTCGCTCGGCGCGACGATCGCCGCCGTGCAGGACATGCTGCCTGGAACGATCGCGATCGGCCTGGCGACGGGGGCGCTGGTGGCGGTGCTCGTGGTCGCGCTGACGTCACGCGCGCTGATCTGCGCGCCCTATGTCGCGACCGTGGTGCGGATGGAGGCGCTGGCCGCCAACGACCTCGACACCGCGATCGCCTATACCGACCATCGCGACTGCGTCGGCCGCATGACCAAGGCGATGGAGGTGTTCCGACGCAACGGCAAGGCGCTGGCCAGCGCGGCACAGTCGCAGCAGATGGTGGTCGAGGCGCTCGGCACCGGGCTCGGCCGGCTCGCCGACAACGACCTGACCTACCATATCGAGCAGCCGTTCAGCGCCGATTACGATGCGCTGCGCACCAACTTCAACCGGGCGATGGCGGCGGTGTCGGGCACGATCGCGGCGGTGACGAGCGCGGCCAACGGCATCAACAGCGGCGCGGCGGACATTCGTCAGGCGTCGGACGATCTGTCGCAGCGCACCGAGCAACAGGCCGCCTCGCTGGAGGAGACCGCCGCGGCGATGGACGAGATCACCACCACCGTGCGCGAGACCGCGGCCGGCGCACGCCGCGCCAACGATGCGGTCGGCGACGCGCGCGCCGAGGCGGAAAGCTCGGGCGACGTGGTGCGCCGCGCGGTCGACGCGATGGGCGGGATCGAGCGCGCCTCGTCGGAGATCAGCGAGATCATCAGCGTCATCGACGGCATTGCGTTCCAGACCAACCTGCTGGCGCTCAACGCCGGGGTCGAGGCGGCACGCGCGGGCGACGCGGGCAAGGGCTTCGCGGTCGTCGCCAGCGAGGTTCGCGCGCTCGCGCAGCGGTCGGCCGACGCCGCCAAGGACGTCAAGACCAAGATCCTCGCCTCGTCCGAGCAGGTCGAATCGGGGGTGACGCTGGTCAGCGAGACCGGCAAGGCGCTGCAGCGGATCATCGCGCGCATCGGCGAGATCAGCACGCTCGTCTCGACGATCGCGCAATCCGCCGAGCAGCAGGCGACCGGCTTGCAACAGGTCAACACCGCGGTGTCGGAGATGGACGGCGTCACGCAACAGAATGCCGCAATGGTCGAGGAAGCCACCGCCGCCGCGCGCAGCCTCGCCGAGGAAGCCGATCGCCTGACCCGCGAAGTTTCGCGCTTCCGCACCGCGACGACGATGCGGCCGGTCCTTGCCGCGGCGCCCCCCGCTGCGTCGGTCCACGATCTTCAGACGCGCGCCGCCCAGGCTGGCCGCGACCTCGCCCGGACGGTGCGTCGCCCCGTGACCGGTACGCGCGGAACGGCGCTGGCGGTCGCCGATGACGACTGGTCGGAATTCTAG
- a CDS encoding Gfo/Idh/MocA family oxidoreductase, whose protein sequence is MTHSKPRIGFLGTGWIGRHRMAAMVGSGAVEAVAISDPSPEMVAAAVQDAPAAQVCASLDEMLALGLDGVVIASPSALHAAQSIAALEAGVAVFCQKPLGRDAAENEAVVAAARRADRLLGVDLSYRHTAGMRAIAPLVRGGALGRVFAIDLTFHNAYGPDKPWFYDRARSGGGCVMDLGIHLADLALWLNPGAVAEHVDAALYASGAPVTAAAVEDYAAATVRLDNGVVVRLACSWRLNAGQDAVIEAAFYGTEGGAALRNVGGSFYDFTAEHFRGTARETLAVPPDDWGGRAAVDWAERLAAGARFDAAAEDHVATARVLDAIYAAGRG, encoded by the coding sequence ATGACCCACAGCAAACCCCGCATCGGTTTCCTCGGCACTGGCTGGATCGGGCGGCACCGGATGGCGGCGATGGTCGGCAGCGGGGCGGTCGAGGCGGTCGCGATCAGCGATCCGTCGCCGGAGATGGTCGCTGCGGCGGTGCAGGACGCGCCCGCCGCGCAGGTCTGCGCGTCGCTGGACGAGATGCTGGCGCTCGGGCTCGACGGGGTGGTGATCGCCAGTCCGAGCGCGCTGCACGCCGCGCAGTCGATCGCGGCGCTGGAGGCGGGGGTGGCGGTGTTCTGCCAGAAGCCGCTTGGCCGCGATGCCGCCGAGAACGAAGCGGTGGTGGCGGCGGCCCGGCGCGCCGACCGCTTGCTGGGGGTCGATCTGTCCTATCGCCATACCGCGGGGATGCGCGCGATCGCGCCGCTGGTGCGGGGCGGCGCGCTGGGGCGTGTGTTCGCGATCGATCTGACCTTCCACAATGCCTATGGGCCGGACAAGCCATGGTTCTACGACCGTGCGCGGTCCGGCGGCGGATGTGTCATGGATCTCGGTATCCACCTCGCCGACCTGGCCCTGTGGCTCAATCCCGGCGCGGTTGCCGAGCATGTGGACGCCGCGCTGTATGCGAGCGGCGCGCCGGTCACCGCGGCGGCGGTCGAGGATTATGCGGCGGCGACGGTGCGGCTCGACAACGGCGTCGTGGTGCGGCTGGCCTGTTCGTGGCGGCTCAACGCCGGGCAGGATGCGGTGATCGAGGCGGCCTTTTACGGCACCGAAGGCGGTGCGGCGCTGCGCAACGTCGGCGGCTCGTTCTACGACTTCACCGCCGAGCATTTCCGCGGCACCGCGCGCGAGACGCTGGCAGTGCCGCCCGACGATTGGGGCGGGCGCGCGGCGGTCGACTGGGCGGAGCGGCTGGCGGCCGGCGCGCGGTTCGATGCGGCGGCGGAGGACCATGTCGCGACGGCGCGGGTGCTCGATGCGATCTATGCGGCGGGACGGGGATAG
- a CDS encoding zinc-binding dehydrogenase, with product MPAAVLVAPGRFEVREAPVPQPGAGEVRVRLEGCGVCASNVEPWEGQPWSTYPNEAGGMGHEGWGVVDALGEGVTDVAIGERVTMLSGHSFAPYDVAAVDQLVRLPPALDGQAFPGEPLACAMNIFRRADVLPGQTVAIVGIGFLGAVLTKLASDAGARVIAISRRAESLALARANGAAETIAMDDHWAIIERVRQLTGEALCERVIEAVGKQWPLDLASAIVGFGGRLVVAGYHQDGARQVNMQDWNWKGIDVINAHERDPRVNLRGLNEAVAAVAGGRVDLAALLTHRFSLAELNEAVAATRDKPAGFVKAVVTF from the coding sequence ATGCCCGCCGCGGTGCTGGTGGCGCCGGGTCGGTTCGAGGTGCGCGAGGCGCCGGTGCCGCAGCCCGGCGCGGGCGAGGTGCGCGTGCGGCTGGAGGGATGCGGCGTGTGCGCGTCGAACGTCGAGCCGTGGGAAGGGCAGCCGTGGTCGACCTATCCGAACGAAGCGGGCGGGATGGGGCATGAGGGCTGGGGCGTCGTCGATGCGCTGGGCGAGGGTGTCACCGATGTCGCGATCGGCGAGCGGGTGACGATGCTGTCCGGGCACAGCTTCGCGCCCTATGACGTGGCGGCGGTCGACCAGTTGGTGCGGCTGCCGCCCGCGCTCGACGGGCAGGCGTTTCCGGGCGAGCCGCTGGCGTGCGCGATGAACATCTTTCGCCGCGCCGACGTGCTGCCCGGGCAGACGGTGGCGATCGTCGGGATCGGCTTTCTCGGCGCGGTGCTGACCAAGCTGGCAAGCGACGCGGGGGCACGGGTGATCGCGATCTCGCGGCGCGCGGAATCGCTGGCGCTGGCGCGCGCGAACGGCGCGGCCGAGACGATCGCGATGGACGATCACTGGGCGATCATCGAGCGGGTCAGGCAATTGACGGGCGAAGCGCTGTGCGAACGGGTGATCGAGGCGGTCGGCAAACAATGGCCGCTCGACCTCGCCTCGGCGATCGTCGGGTTCGGCGGGCGGCTGGTGGTCGCCGGCTATCATCAGGACGGCGCGCGGCAGGTGAACATGCAGGACTGGAACTGGAAGGGGATCGACGTGATCAACGCGCACGAACGCGACCCGCGGGTGAATTTGCGCGGGCTCAACGAGGCAGTGGCGGCGGTGGCCGGCGGGCGGGTCGATCTCGCCGCGCTGCTGACGCATCGCTTCTCGTTGGCCGAATTGAACGAGGCGGTCGCGGCGACGCGCGACAAGCCCGCCGGGTTCGTGAAGGCGGTGGTGACGTTCTGA
- a CDS encoding DUF1003 domain-containing protein codes for MNEPRDLNGALADNIHRLAERQRRVEADAPWSDRLAGRITGFTGSMTFVALHLTFFGGWIVWNLWLTPKFDPTFVVLAMIASVEAIFLSTFVLISQNRMAAQAQARADLDLHINLLAEHELSRLTALVRQIAERVGVTPPDDIPEIERDVRAEDVLDTLDRVTPPPSGS; via the coding sequence ATGAATGAACCGCGTGATCTGAACGGCGCGCTCGCCGATAACATCCATCGCCTCGCCGAGCGCCAGCGCCGCGTCGAGGCCGACGCGCCGTGGTCGGACCGGCTCGCGGGCCGGATCACCGGCTTCACCGGGTCGATGACCTTCGTCGCACTGCACCTGACCTTCTTCGGCGGCTGGATCGTGTGGAACCTGTGGCTGACACCCAAGTTCGACCCGACCTTCGTCGTCCTGGCGATGATCGCGTCGGTGGAGGCGATCTTCCTGTCCACCTTCGTCCTCATCAGCCAGAACCGCATGGCCGCGCAGGCGCAGGCGCGCGCCGACCTCGACCTGCACATCAACCTGCTCGCCGAACACGAACTGTCGCGCCTGACCGCGCTGGTCCGGCAGATCGCCGAACGCGTCGGGGTCACGCCCCCCGACGACATTCCGGAGATCGAACGCGACGTCCGCGCCGAGGACGTGCTCGACACGCTCGACCGCGTTACGCCACCGCCTTCTGGCTCGTGA
- a CDS encoding glycosyl hydrolase, translating into MIEAAMIWNEPNNKSHWDPEVDPDWSLFADTVKRAGASIAAVNPAVTRVLGGMSPIDPLWVKRLEGHGCLDAVDVIAVHGFPLDWNLWSIHDWPAKIAEIEAVTDKPVWVTEVGVGSFGAEEVQVFGVEKTAELLIGRVPRIYWYSLFDLPQEWGATTRHREAEGSSYYRHFYMGLIREDGTPKPSLDSYAKVASEMGLMQWFHFEDSRLDDAVTWMKRLGTKKLRTGLSWADSFRPNAVDWFDRQMEALAEFDTTVTFCFTPEHLGIQPHHTSAARDPQAFADFCACMIDRYAPAAVTSQKAVA; encoded by the coding sequence GTGATCGAAGCCGCGATGATCTGGAACGAGCCGAACAACAAGTCGCACTGGGATCCGGAGGTCGACCCCGACTGGTCGCTGTTCGCCGACACCGTGAAGCGTGCGGGCGCGTCGATCGCGGCGGTCAATCCGGCGGTGACGCGCGTGCTGGGGGGCATGTCGCCGATCGACCCGCTGTGGGTGAAGCGGCTGGAGGGGCACGGGTGCCTCGACGCGGTCGACGTGATCGCGGTGCACGGCTTCCCGCTCGACTGGAACCTGTGGTCGATCCACGACTGGCCCGCCAAGATCGCCGAGATCGAGGCGGTGACCGACAAGCCGGTGTGGGTGACCGAGGTCGGGGTCGGCTCGTTCGGCGCCGAGGAGGTGCAGGTGTTCGGGGTCGAAAAGACCGCCGAGCTGCTGATCGGGCGCGTGCCGCGCATCTATTGGTACTCGCTGTTCGACCTGCCGCAGGAATGGGGTGCGACCACGCGCCACCGCGAGGCGGAGGGATCGAGCTATTACCGGCACTTCTACATGGGGCTGATCCGCGAGGACGGGACGCCCAAGCCGTCGCTCGACAGCTATGCCAAGGTCGCGTCGGAGATGGGGCTGATGCAATGGTTCCACTTCGAGGACTCGCGGCTCGACGATGCGGTGACGTGGATGAAGCGACTGGGGACGAAGAAGCTGCGCACCGGATTGAGCTGGGCCGACAGCTTCCGCCCCAATGCGGTCGACTGGTTCGATCGGCAGATGGAGGCGCTCGCCGAGTTCGACACGACCGTCACCTTCTGCTTTACGCCCGAGCATCTCGGCATCCAGCCGCATCACACCAGCGCGGCGCGTGATCCGCAGGCGTTCGCTGATTTCTGCGCGTGTATGATCGACCGCTACGCGCCCGCCGCGGTCACGAGCCAGAAGGCGGTGGCGTAA
- a CDS encoding TIGR04290 family methyltransferase: MTEDLRARVAELAPWFHNIHLPGGVQTAPDHFLLDYPGNKFAEFGVCLPEDLTGKTVLDIGCNAGFYSVEMKRRGAARVVGIDSDDRYLAQARLASEALGFGDSVEFRNLSVYDVAQLGERFDLVIFMGVLYHLRHPLLALDLIREHVAGGLMLFQTMQQGSKDDAQVPEDHPFYVPGTWTPPDYFDDRDYPKLHFIERKFAGDWTNWWAPNRACSEAMLRAAGFTVTAHPQDDVYLCRISDVPFAEHGPAAVYPFKGGVRA; the protein is encoded by the coding sequence ATGACCGAAGATTTGCGCGCGCGGGTCGCCGAACTCGCCCCATGGTTTCACAACATTCATCTGCCCGGTGGCGTGCAGACCGCGCCCGATCACTTTCTGCTCGATTATCCCGGCAACAAGTTCGCCGAGTTCGGCGTCTGCCTGCCGGAGGATCTGACTGGCAAGACTGTGCTCGATATCGGCTGCAACGCCGGCTTCTATTCGGTCGAGATGAAGCGACGCGGCGCGGCGCGGGTGGTCGGGATCGATTCCGACGACCGCTATCTCGCGCAGGCGCGGCTGGCGAGCGAGGCGCTGGGCTTCGGCGACAGCGTCGAGTTCCGCAACCTGTCGGTCTATGACGTCGCGCAGCTCGGCGAGCGGTTCGACCTCGTGATCTTCATGGGTGTGCTCTACCATCTGCGGCATCCGCTGCTGGCGCTCGACCTGATCCGCGAGCATGTCGCGGGCGGTCTGATGCTGTTCCAGACGATGCAGCAGGGGTCGAAAGACGATGCGCAGGTGCCGGAGGATCATCCCTTCTACGTGCCCGGCACCTGGACCCCGCCCGACTATTTCGACGACCGCGATTATCCGAAGCTGCACTTCATCGAGCGCAAGTTCGCGGGCGACTGGACCAATTGGTGGGCGCCCAACCGCGCCTGTTCGGAAGCGATGCTGCGCGCCGCCGGCTTCACGGTGACCGCGCATCCGCAGGACGACGTCTATCTCTGCCGCATCAGCGACGTGCCCTTTGCGGAGCACGGGCCGGCGGCGGTCTATCCATTCAAGGGGGGAGTGCGCGCGTGA